A single window of Kitasatospora sp. HUAS MG31 DNA harbors:
- a CDS encoding DUF4442 domain-containing protein: MARKRAISPAVFRRGINLWPPFLFAGIRVLEVGEDYRSAKVRLRLGRLNRNWVGTHFGGSIFAMTDPFWMLLVMQNLGSEYVVWDSAAEIEFVSPGRGDIFAEFVLTEDRLAEIRELTAGGEKALVWFDTEVVGADGKTVARVRKRIYVRPKRRDDAGRESAEQTGRSERTEPQPA, translated from the coding sequence ATGGCACGAAAGCGCGCGATCTCCCCCGCCGTGTTCCGCCGCGGGATCAACCTCTGGCCGCCGTTCCTCTTCGCCGGTATCCGCGTGCTGGAGGTCGGCGAGGACTACCGCTCGGCGAAGGTCCGGCTGCGTCTGGGCCGGCTCAACCGCAACTGGGTCGGCACCCACTTCGGCGGCTCGATCTTCGCGATGACGGACCCGTTCTGGATGCTGCTGGTGATGCAGAACCTCGGGTCCGAGTACGTGGTCTGGGACTCCGCCGCCGAGATCGAGTTCGTCTCCCCGGGCCGCGGCGACATCTTCGCCGAGTTCGTCCTCACCGAGGACCGGCTGGCCGAGATCCGCGAGCTGACGGCCGGCGGTGAGAAGGCGCTGGTCTGGTTCGACACCGAGGTGGTCGGGGCGGACGGGAAGACCGTCGCCCGGGTCCGCAAGCGGATCTACGTCCGGCCCAAGCGCCGCGACGACGCGGGCCGGGAATCCGCCGAGCAGACCGGGCGGAGTGAGCGGACCGAGCCCCAGCCCGCCTGA
- a CDS encoding FmdB family zinc ribbon protein, whose translation MPRYDFRCRSCGATFELRRTMAQANDPAVCPDGHPDTVKLLSTVAVTGSAGAAAAPRPSAGGGGGCCGGGCCG comes from the coding sequence ATGCCTCGCTACGACTTCCGCTGCCGCTCCTGCGGCGCCACCTTCGAGCTCCGCCGCACCATGGCCCAGGCCAACGACCCGGCGGTCTGCCCGGACGGCCACCCCGACACGGTGAAGCTGCTCTCCACGGTGGCCGTCACGGGCAGTGCGGGTGCTGCCGCCGCCCCGCGGCCGTCCGCCGGGGGCGGCGGGGGCTGCTGCGGTGGCGGCTGCTGCGGCTGA
- a CDS encoding HAD family hydrolase — protein MTQFLVASDLDRTLIYSNRALALDMPDRLAPRLLAVEVHDGRALSFMTEQSAAMLVELAGAATLVPATTRTRAQYERVNLPGPTPGWIPSYAICANGGHILVDGVPDRDWQTEIRDRLAASCAPLREVVEHLAISADPEWTHKRKTAEDLFAYLVVERAELPEGWIEELTGWCEERGWTVSLQGRKVYAVPAPLTKSAALAEVERRTGAATVLTAGDSLLDAELLLAADHGWRPGHGELAETGWTAPAVTALNHIGVAAGEEIVRQMLERVRAGAPVTV, from the coding sequence GTGACCCAGTTCCTGGTCGCGAGCGACCTCGACCGCACGCTGATCTACTCCAACCGGGCGCTCGCCCTGGACATGCCCGACCGGCTCGCCCCCCGGCTGCTCGCGGTCGAGGTGCACGACGGCCGCGCCCTGTCCTTCATGACCGAGCAGTCCGCCGCCATGCTGGTGGAACTCGCCGGCGCCGCCACCCTGGTGCCCGCCACCACCCGCACCCGCGCCCAGTACGAGCGGGTCAACCTCCCCGGCCCGACGCCCGGTTGGATCCCCTCGTACGCGATCTGCGCCAACGGCGGGCACATCCTGGTCGACGGCGTCCCGGACCGCGACTGGCAGACCGAGATCCGAGACCGGCTGGCGGCCTCCTGCGCCCCGCTCCGCGAGGTCGTCGAGCACCTGGCCATCAGCGCCGACCCGGAGTGGACCCACAAGCGCAAGACCGCCGAGGATCTGTTCGCCTACCTGGTCGTCGAGCGTGCCGAGCTGCCGGAGGGCTGGATCGAGGAGCTCACCGGCTGGTGCGAGGAGCGCGGCTGGACGGTCTCCCTCCAGGGCCGCAAGGTGTACGCGGTGCCGGCGCCGCTCACCAAGAGCGCCGCGCTGGCCGAGGTCGAGCGCCGCACCGGCGCGGCCACCGTGCTCACCGCCGGCGACTCGCTGCTCGACGCGGAACTGCTGCTCGCCGCCGACCATGGATGGCGCCCCGGCCACGGCGAACTCGCCGAGACCGGGTGGACGGCGCCCGCGGTCACCGCGCTGAACCACATCGGGGTGGCGGCGGGGGAGGAGATCGTGCGGCAGATGCTGGAGCGGGTCCGGGCCGGGGCGCCGGTCACGGTCTGA
- a CDS encoding HpcH/HpaI aldolase/citrate lyase family protein translates to MRHFGQLADDVRDRLFLEQPAVIDRDGDAAVLSTALGATLYSPATRATLREDIRKQAERGVVSMVLCLEDAIADHEVPAAEENLVRQLRELAAERRGEDPGAEPPLLFVRVRTPDQVTDLAERLDGALDLLTGFVFPKFTEESGGPFLEALTEAEAVSGRRLFAMPVLESPELAHLESRREQLFGISRLLEKYRERILAVRLGVTDLCSAYGLRRSPDLTAYDVALVAGVIGDVVNVLGRADGSGFTVTGPVWEYFPVQERMFKPQLRRTPFVEAHPPAEGLRQRIIEHDLDGLIREIELDRANGLLGKTCIHPSHVPAVHALSVVTHEEYSDALDILRQSEGGGGVLRSAYTNKMNEAKPHRAWAERVLLRARVFGVAREDVSFAELLGACLCQ, encoded by the coding sequence GTGCGCCACTTCGGCCAGCTTGCCGACGACGTCCGCGACCGGCTCTTCCTCGAACAGCCGGCCGTCATCGACCGGGACGGCGACGCCGCCGTGCTCTCCACCGCCCTCGGCGCCACCCTCTACAGCCCCGCCACCCGGGCCACCCTGCGCGAGGACATCCGCAAGCAGGCCGAGCGCGGCGTGGTCTCCATGGTGCTCTGCCTGGAGGACGCGATAGCCGACCACGAGGTGCCCGCCGCCGAGGAGAACCTGGTCCGGCAGCTGCGCGAGCTGGCCGCCGAGCGGCGCGGCGAGGACCCGGGCGCCGAGCCGCCGCTGCTGTTCGTCCGGGTCCGCACCCCCGATCAGGTCACCGACCTCGCCGAGCGCCTCGACGGTGCGCTCGACCTCCTCACCGGCTTCGTCTTCCCCAAGTTCACCGAGGAGAGCGGCGGCCCCTTCCTGGAGGCGCTGACCGAGGCCGAGGCGGTCTCCGGCCGCCGCCTGTTCGCCATGCCCGTCCTGGAGTCCCCCGAGCTGGCCCACCTGGAGAGCCGCCGCGAGCAGCTCTTCGGCATCTCCCGGCTGCTGGAGAAGTACCGCGAGCGGATCCTCGCCGTCCGGCTCGGCGTCACCGACCTGTGCTCCGCGTACGGGCTGCGCCGCTCGCCCGACCTGACGGCCTATGACGTCGCCCTGGTCGCCGGCGTCATCGGCGACGTGGTCAACGTGCTGGGCCGGGCCGACGGCAGCGGGTTCACCGTCACCGGGCCGGTCTGGGAGTACTTCCCGGTCCAGGAGCGGATGTTCAAGCCCCAGCTGCGCCGCACCCCGTTCGTCGAGGCGCACCCGCCGGCCGAGGGCCTGCGGCAGCGGATCATCGAGCACGACCTGGACGGCCTGATCCGCGAGATCGAGCTGGACCGGGCCAACGGCCTGCTCGGCAAGACCTGCATCCACCCCAGCCACGTCCCCGCCGTGCACGCCCTCTCCGTGGTGACCCACGAGGAGTACTCGGACGCGCTGGACATCCTCCGGCAGAGCGAGGGCGGCGGCGGGGTGCTGCGCTCGGCGTACACCAACAAGATGAACGAGGCCAAGCCGCACCGGGCCTGGGCCGAGCGGGTGCTGCTGCGCGCCCGGGTGTTCGGCGTCGCCCGGGAGGACGTCAGCTTCGCCGAGCTGCTGGGCGCCTGCCTCTGCCAGTGA
- a CDS encoding TerD family protein: MTHVMAKGANIPLTAAAVRAVLRWSATPGTPDVDASALLLGSDGKVRSDADFVFYNQPRHPSGTVRHLPKQGSGPGGDVWDSVEVDLAQLPADVDRVVLAGSAEGGPFPSVGGLRVLLYDSAAGESAEPMAEFPVTDTGDVTALVAAELYRRAGGWKFRAIGQGYASGLGGLATDYGIAVEDESGQTPSDRPAVDLSTPHGGRAPEPAEPAAARMPDPDDEPDTYTLAPAAPLTPPQQPAAPVAAPPQPTAPPAPPTVPPGYGYPQPQQPAAAQAAGYGYPPPQHPTGYGYPPQQPTGYGYGYPQQPQPAPQPAPQPAPQPAPPQHPLQPGFALPPQGPQFQPR, encoded by the coding sequence ATGACGCACGTGATGGCCAAGGGCGCCAACATCCCGCTGACGGCCGCCGCCGTGCGCGCCGTGCTGCGCTGGTCAGCGACCCCGGGGACGCCCGACGTGGACGCCTCCGCGCTGCTGCTCGGCTCCGACGGCAAGGTCCGTTCGGACGCGGACTTCGTCTTCTACAACCAGCCCCGGCACCCCTCCGGGACGGTGCGCCACCTGCCCAAGCAGGGCTCCGGCCCCGGCGGCGACGTGTGGGACTCGGTCGAGGTGGACCTCGCCCAGCTGCCCGCGGACGTCGACCGGGTGGTCCTGGCCGGCTCCGCCGAGGGCGGCCCGTTCCCGTCGGTCGGCGGGCTCCGGGTGCTGCTGTACGACAGCGCGGCCGGCGAGAGCGCCGAGCCGATGGCGGAGTTCCCGGTGACCGACACCGGTGATGTGACGGCGCTGGTCGCCGCCGAGCTGTACCGCCGCGCGGGCGGCTGGAAGTTCCGGGCCATCGGCCAGGGCTACGCCAGCGGCCTCGGCGGGCTGGCCACCGACTACGGCATCGCCGTGGAGGACGAGTCCGGCCAGACCCCCTCGGACCGCCCCGCCGTGGACCTCTCCACCCCCCACGGCGGCCGCGCGCCCGAGCCCGCCGAGCCCGCCGCCGCCCGGATGCCGGACCCGGACGACGAGCCGGACACCTACACCCTCGCCCCGGCCGCCCCGCTCACCCCGCCCCAGCAGCCCGCCGCCCCGGTCGCCGCCCCGCCGCAGCCAACCGCCCCGCCGGCGCCGCCGACCGTTCCCCCGGGGTACGGCTACCCGCAGCCGCAGCAGCCCGCCGCCGCCCAGGCCGCCGGCTACGGCTACCCGCCCCCGCAGCACCCCACCGGCTACGGCTACCCGCCCCAGCAGCCGACCGGCTACGGCTACGGCTACCCGCAGCAGCCCCAGCCGGCGCCTCAGCCCGCACCCCAGCCGGCGCCCCAGCCCGCACCCCCGCAGCACCCCCTGCAGCCGGGCTTCGCCCTCCCCCCGCAGGGCCCCCAGTTCCAGCCGCGCTGA
- a CDS encoding Tellurium resistance, with amino-acid sequence MVSVWEFLKGRRNSVDSGGQFKITLTKSQPQHAITGPAATTGYLYVNLHWTSRNAERPGVNAVRRFFDPRILRPLAPDNVPQGQLNVDLDLACMYELDDGSTGVVQPLGGFFGDLNQPPYVKLSGDDVYGAPSGETMYVNLEKKDRFRRLLIFVYIYDDTPAFDRTHATVTIVPQSGPRLEIKLDERAPAARSCAVVLIENSGDGQLTVRREVRYVHGFQSDLDRLYGFGMQWQRGYKNP; translated from the coding sequence ATGGTCTCGGTGTGGGAGTTCCTGAAGGGTCGGCGCAACAGCGTGGACTCGGGCGGACAGTTCAAGATCACGCTCACCAAGTCGCAACCGCAGCACGCCATCACCGGCCCGGCCGCGACCACCGGCTACCTCTACGTCAACCTGCACTGGACGTCCCGCAACGCCGAGCGCCCGGGCGTCAACGCCGTCCGCCGGTTCTTCGACCCGCGCATCCTGCGGCCGCTGGCGCCGGACAACGTCCCGCAGGGGCAGCTGAACGTCGACCTCGACCTGGCCTGCATGTACGAGCTCGACGACGGCTCCACCGGCGTGGTCCAGCCGCTCGGCGGGTTCTTCGGGGACCTCAACCAGCCGCCGTACGTCAAGCTCAGCGGGGACGACGTCTACGGCGCGCCCTCCGGCGAGACGATGTACGTCAACCTGGAGAAGAAGGACAGGTTCCGGCGGCTGCTGATCTTCGTCTACATCTACGACGACACCCCGGCCTTCGACCGCACCCACGCCACGGTGACCATCGTCCCGCAGAGCGGGCCCCGGCTGGAGATCAAGCTGGACGAGCGGGCGCCGGCGGCGCGGTCCTGTGCGGTGGTGCTGATCGAGAACAGCGGGGACGGGCAGCTGACGGTGCGGCGCGAGGTGCGGTACGTGCACGGTTTCCAGTCGGATCTGGACCGGCTGTACGGGTTCGGGATGCAGTGGCAGCGGGGGTACAAGAACCCGTAG
- a CDS encoding DUF2637 domain-containing protein, translating to MNLSSIQLVWAVVGAAALLFTAILVAFLRFKNNKAEDSSDSWERSEERRRRKEAVYGGASYVLLFCCAGVAAALSFHGLVGFGQQNLGLSGGWEYLVPFGLDGAAMFCSVLAVREASHGDAALGSRLLVWLFAVASAWFNWVHAPRGGGHDGAPEFFAGMSISAAILFDRALKQTRRAALREQGLIPRPLPQIRIVRWLRAPRETYAAWSLMLLENVRSLDEAVEEVREERQAKQEAKIRARSADRRERAELKAIARQGGMLSRGRGGRQVPALAAGGDGQAATEPALAEETTVDRVGPSALEPAALNAGRRPRAAVGSSSGSGSGSSSTASGSPYGSGSSYSSSIDLTSDDDTLSMPKLDSLERKLRAIEQQLG from the coding sequence ATGAACCTCTCCTCCATACAGCTGGTCTGGGCCGTCGTCGGCGCCGCGGCCCTGCTGTTCACGGCCATCCTGGTGGCCTTCCTGCGCTTCAAGAACAACAAGGCCGAAGACTCCTCCGACTCCTGGGAGCGCAGCGAGGAGCGCCGCCGCCGCAAGGAGGCGGTCTACGGCGGCGCCTCCTACGTGCTGCTGTTCTGCTGCGCCGGCGTCGCGGCCGCGCTGTCGTTCCACGGCCTGGTCGGCTTCGGCCAGCAGAACCTGGGCCTGTCCGGCGGCTGGGAGTACCTGGTGCCGTTCGGCCTGGACGGTGCCGCGATGTTCTGCTCGGTGCTCGCCGTCCGCGAGGCCAGCCACGGTGACGCGGCGCTCGGTTCGCGCCTGCTGGTCTGGCTGTTCGCGGTCGCGTCGGCCTGGTTCAACTGGGTGCACGCCCCGCGCGGCGGCGGCCACGACGGCGCCCCGGAGTTCTTCGCCGGCATGTCGATCTCGGCGGCGATCCTGTTCGACCGCGCGCTCAAGCAGACCCGCCGCGCCGCGCTGCGCGAGCAGGGCCTGATCCCGCGTCCGCTGCCGCAGATCCGCATCGTCCGCTGGCTGCGCGCGCCGCGCGAGACCTACGCGGCCTGGTCGCTGATGCTGCTGGAGAACGTCCGCAGCCTGGACGAGGCGGTGGAGGAGGTCCGTGAGGAGCGGCAGGCCAAGCAGGAGGCCAAGATCCGTGCCCGCAGCGCCGACCGCCGGGAGCGCGCCGAGCTGAAGGCCATCGCCCGCCAGGGCGGCATGCTGTCCCGTGGCCGTGGCGGCCGCCAGGTGCCGGCGCTGGCCGCCGGGGGCGACGGTCAGGCCGCTACGGAGCCTGCCCTAGCCGAGGAGACCACCGTCGACCGGGTCGGCCCCTCCGCACTGGAGCCCGCCGCCCTGAACGCCGGACGCCGCCCCCGCGCCGCGGTCGGCAGCTCCTCCGGCAGCGGCTCCGGCTCCAGCTCCACCGCGAGCGGCAGCCCGTACGGCAGCGGTTCCTCGTACAGCTCCAGCATCGACCTGACCTCGGACGACGACACCCTGTCGATGCCGAAGCTGGACTCGCTGGAGCGCAAGCTCCGCGCCATCGAGCAGCAGCTCGGCTGA
- a CDS encoding DUF475 domain-containing protein yields the protein MVLRTFGWSFGITIVGLIAAGLFWGWEGFGVVLVLSILEISLSFDNAVVNATVLKRMNPYWQKIFLTIGVLIAVFGMRLIFPLLVVVLTAQLSPGTVIDLALHEGKEYQGYTYGEYLEMANPAIAAFGGIFLLMIFLDFILEEKDFNWLRWIEKPLEKIGKLDALSTLIALLTLALVANQFAGENAETVLLAGLLGLATYLAVNGLASVFESRLEDEAEAEEEAERTGKSIVQVGGKAAFFLFLYLEVLDASFSFDGVVGAFAITQDLFMITLGLGIGAMYIRSLTVFLVRKGTLDDYVYLEHGAHYAIGALAVILMVGIEYHVSEIVTGLVGVGFIGAAFLSSVVRNRREQTLEDGAESETQPVG from the coding sequence GTGGTCCTCCGTACATTCGGCTGGTCCTTCGGCATCACGATCGTTGGTCTGATCGCCGCCGGGCTGTTCTGGGGGTGGGAGGGCTTCGGCGTCGTGCTGGTCCTCTCGATCCTCGAGATCTCCCTGTCCTTCGACAACGCGGTGGTCAACGCCACCGTGTTGAAGCGGATGAACCCCTACTGGCAGAAGATCTTCCTGACGATCGGCGTGCTGATCGCGGTCTTCGGCATGCGGCTCATCTTCCCGCTCCTGGTCGTTGTGCTGACCGCGCAACTGAGCCCGGGTACCGTCATCGACCTCGCGCTCCACGAGGGCAAGGAGTACCAGGGCTACACGTACGGTGAGTACCTGGAGATGGCCAACCCGGCCATCGCGGCCTTCGGTGGCATCTTCCTCCTGATGATCTTCCTGGACTTCATCCTGGAGGAGAAGGACTTCAACTGGCTGCGGTGGATCGAGAAGCCGCTGGAGAAGATCGGCAAGCTTGACGCGCTGTCCACGCTGATCGCCCTGCTCACCCTGGCCCTGGTGGCGAACCAGTTCGCCGGCGAGAACGCCGAGACGGTGCTGCTGGCGGGCCTGCTGGGCCTGGCCACCTACCTCGCGGTCAACGGTCTGGCCAGCGTCTTCGAGTCGCGTCTTGAGGACGAGGCCGAGGCGGAGGAGGAGGCCGAGCGCACCGGCAAGTCCATCGTCCAGGTGGGCGGCAAGGCGGCGTTCTTCCTGTTCCTCTACCTGGAGGTGCTGGACGCGTCGTTCTCCTTCGACGGCGTGGTCGGCGCGTTCGCCATCACCCAGGACCTGTTCATGATCACCCTGGGTCTGGGCATCGGCGCCATGTACATCCGGTCGCTGACCGTCTTCCTGGTCCGCAAGGGCACCCTGGACGACTACGTGTACCTGGAGCACGGCGCGCACTACGCGATCGGTGCGCTGGCGGTCATCCTGATGGTCGGCATCGAGTACCACGTGTCGGAGATCGTCACCGGCCTGGTGGGTGTGGGCTTCATCGGCGCCGCCTTCCTCTCCTCGGTGGTGCGCAACCGCCGGGAGCAGACGCTGGAGGACGGCGCCGAGTCCGAGACCCAGCCGGTCGGCTGA
- a CDS encoding TerD family protein, with the protein MSVTLAKGGNVSLTKAAPNLTQVQVGLGWDARSTTGAPFDLDASALLVSSGRVMGDEYFVFYNNLKSPEGSVEHQGDNLTGDGDGDDEVVKVFLDLVPVQVDKVVFAVSIYDAEARMQNFGQVSNAYIRVVNLSDGQEIARYDLSEDASTETAMIFGELYRYQGEWKFRAVGQGYASGLRGIAMDFGVNVQ; encoded by the coding sequence ATGAGTGTCACGCTCGCCAAGGGCGGCAACGTCTCGCTGACCAAGGCCGCGCCGAACCTCACCCAGGTGCAGGTCGGCCTGGGCTGGGACGCGCGTTCCACCACCGGTGCGCCCTTCGACCTGGACGCCAGCGCCCTGCTGGTCTCCAGTGGCCGGGTCATGGGCGACGAGTACTTCGTCTTCTACAACAACCTGAAGAGCCCCGAGGGTTCGGTGGAGCACCAGGGCGACAACCTCACCGGTGACGGCGACGGCGACGACGAGGTGGTCAAGGTCTTCCTCGACCTCGTCCCGGTGCAGGTGGACAAGGTGGTGTTCGCCGTCTCCATCTACGACGCCGAGGCCCGGATGCAGAACTTCGGCCAGGTCTCCAACGCGTACATCCGCGTGGTGAACCTGTCCGACGGCCAGGAGATCGCCCGCTACGACCTCTCGGAGGACGCCTCCACCGAGACGGCGATGATCTTCGGCGAGCTGTACCGGTACCAGGGGGAGTGGAAGTTCCGTGCGGTGGGCCAGGGTTACGCCTCCGGCCTGCGCGGAATTGCGATGGATTTCGGCGTAAACGTACAGTAA
- a CDS encoding TerD family protein has product MGVSLSKGGNVSLTKEAPGLTAVIVGLGWDVRTTTGSDFDLDASALLCDEAGRVRSDADFVFFNNLKSQDGSVEHTGDNLTGAGEGDDEQIKVNLAGVPAEVAKIVFPVSIYDADNRQQNFGQVRNAFIRVVNQAGGAEIARYDLSEDASTETAMVFGELYRNGAEWKFRAIGQGYASGLRGIAQDFGVNV; this is encoded by the coding sequence GTGGGTGTCAGCCTGAGCAAGGGCGGCAATGTCTCGCTCACCAAGGAGGCGCCCGGCCTGACGGCCGTGATCGTCGGCCTCGGGTGGGACGTCCGCACCACCACCGGGTCGGACTTCGACCTGGATGCCAGTGCGCTGCTGTGCGACGAAGCGGGCCGGGTGCGCTCGGACGCGGACTTCGTCTTCTTCAACAACCTCAAGAGCCAGGACGGCTCCGTCGAGCACACCGGTGACAACCTGACCGGCGCCGGCGAGGGCGACGACGAGCAGATCAAGGTGAACCTGGCCGGTGTCCCGGCCGAGGTGGCCAAGATCGTCTTCCCGGTCTCGATCTACGACGCCGACAACCGGCAGCAGAACTTCGGCCAGGTCCGCAACGCCTTCATCCGCGTGGTGAACCAGGCCGGCGGCGCCGAGATCGCCCGGTACGACCTCTCCGAGGACGCCTCCACCGAGACCGCCATGGTCTTCGGCGAGCTCTACCGCAACGGCGCGGAGTGGAAGTTCCGCGCCATCGGCCAGGGCTACGCCTCCGGTCTGCGTGGGATCGCCCAGGACTTCGGCGTGAATGTCTGA
- a CDS encoding peroxiredoxin — MAIENGTQAPDFELKNQHGETVKLSDYRGEKNVVLVFYPFAFTGVCTGEVCAIQKELPRLQNDEVQVLAVSNDSPFTLRVFADQEGLEYPLLSDFWPHGDVSRKYGVFNDEKGCAVRGTFVIDKEGVVRWSVVNGLPDARDEQEYLAALGAL; from the coding sequence ATGGCCATCGAGAACGGCACCCAGGCTCCGGACTTCGAGCTGAAGAACCAGCACGGCGAGACGGTCAAGCTCTCCGACTACCGCGGTGAGAAGAACGTCGTCCTGGTCTTCTACCCGTTCGCCTTCACCGGCGTCTGCACCGGCGAGGTCTGCGCGATCCAGAAGGAGCTGCCGCGCCTGCAGAACGACGAGGTCCAGGTGCTCGCGGTCTCCAACGACTCGCCGTTCACCCTGCGCGTCTTCGCCGACCAGGAGGGCCTGGAGTACCCGCTGCTCTCCGACTTCTGGCCGCACGGCGACGTCTCCCGGAAGTACGGCGTCTTCAACGACGAGAAGGGCTGCGCGGTCCGCGGCACCTTCGTGATCGACAAGGAGGGCGTGGTGCGCTGGTCGGTGGTCAACGGCCTGCCGGACGCCCGCGACGAGCAGGAGTACCTGGCCGCCCTCGGCGCGCTCTGA
- a CDS encoding DUF3052 domain-containing protein — translation MSATADPADKSNPAARLGFEEGQIIQELGYDEDCDQDLREGIEEITGAELVDEDYDDVADGVLLWHREEDGDLTDALVDALEYLAEGGLIWLLTPKTGRDGHVEAHEIADAAKTAGLSQTSSVAIAKEWAGTRLATPKASKTGKR, via the coding sequence GTGAGCGCGACCGCGGACCCCGCGGACAAGTCCAACCCGGCAGCTCGTCTTGGCTTCGAAGAGGGCCAGATCATCCAGGAGCTCGGGTACGACGAAGACTGTGACCAGGACCTCCGCGAGGGCATCGAGGAGATCACTGGCGCCGAGCTCGTCGACGAGGACTACGACGACGTCGCCGACGGCGTTCTGCTGTGGCACCGCGAGGAGGACGGGGATCTCACCGATGCCCTGGTCGACGCGCTGGAGTACCTCGCCGAGGGCGGTCTGATCTGGCTGCTGACCCCCAAGACGGGCCGCGACGGGCACGTCGAGGCGCACGAGATCGCCGACGCCGCGAAGACCGCAGGGCTGTCCCAGACCAGCTCGGTGGCGATCGCGAAGGAGTGGGCCGGCACGCGCCTGGCCACCCCGAAGGCTTCCAAGACCGGCAAGCGCTGA